In one Flavobacteriales bacterium genomic region, the following are encoded:
- a CDS encoding bifunctional nuclease family protein, protein MDKVELRFLRITYSHTHAGAYALILSEVLGERRLPIIIGGVEAQAIAIQVENIKPARPLTHDLFKNVADTLGFNLKEVIISDLVEGIFHAKLVVEQDAREVEIDARSSDAIALALRFDCPIYTFEPILSAAGLKVEEGEEEKEGEGGQERKGREKKTVTSASIDELRGMLEEALENEDYERASKLRDEIKRREQTN, encoded by the coding sequence ATGGACAAGGTCGAGCTGCGGTTCCTCCGCATCACGTACAGCCACACGCACGCGGGGGCCTATGCCCTCATCCTCTCCGAGGTGCTCGGCGAGCGCCGCCTTCCCATCATCATCGGGGGCGTGGAAGCCCAGGCCATCGCCATCCAGGTGGAGAACATCAAGCCGGCCCGGCCGCTCACGCACGACCTGTTCAAGAACGTGGCCGACACCCTCGGCTTCAACCTGAAGGAGGTGATCATCAGCGACCTGGTGGAGGGCATCTTCCACGCCAAGCTGGTGGTGGAGCAGGACGCGCGCGAGGTGGAGATCGACGCGCGCAGCAGCGATGCCATCGCTCTGGCCCTGCGCTTCGACTGCCCCATCTACACCTTCGAGCCCATCCTCAGCGCTGCCGGCCTGAAGGTGGAGGAAGGCGAGGAAGAGAAGGAGGGCGAGGGCGGCCAGGAGCGCAAGGGCCGCGAGAAGAAGACGGTGACCAGCGCGAGCATCGATGAGCTCCGCGGCATGCTGGAGGAGGCCCTCGAGAACGAGGATTATGAGCGCGCCAGCAAGCTGCGCGACGAGATCAAGCGGCGCGAGCAGACGAATTAG
- a CDS encoding YihY/virulence factor BrkB family protein, whose product MLDRLAAKGRRGWRFTRMLVKAYMEDDTLDLGAALAFYTIFSIMPMLVVVIAVAGLLAGPAAAEGQLFTHLTQFVGADTAMALQGLLGNAYESGSGIVATVVGLGTLIVGATGVFNALKASLNRIWEIQPRPRNTVLGLLISRLLSFSFVLGMGFLMVVSFLLSALVTAFAARIAELLPGGAGVVVIALSNGVSLAMTVAVFAALFKYLPDARVAWRDVVPGAVLTTALFIVGKYALTFYFQFSNPASAFGAAASLMSLLLWVYYSSQIFFLGAEFIYVWAREHGRPIRPGTDAVRVVKQEVVMDAGRVVSTHTKHDRLDEA is encoded by the coding sequence GTGCTTGACCGGTTGGCGGCCAAGGGCCGGAGAGGGTGGCGGTTCACGCGCATGCTCGTGAAGGCCTACATGGAGGACGACACCCTCGACCTGGGGGCGGCCCTGGCCTTCTACACCATCTTCTCCATCATGCCCATGCTGGTGGTGGTGATCGCCGTGGCGGGCCTGCTGGCGGGCCCGGCAGCGGCGGAGGGCCAGCTGTTCACGCACCTCACGCAGTTCGTCGGCGCTGATACCGCTATGGCGTTGCAAGGCCTGCTGGGCAACGCCTACGAAAGCGGCAGCGGGATCGTGGCCACGGTGGTGGGGCTGGGCACCCTCATCGTGGGCGCCACGGGCGTGTTCAATGCCCTCAAGGCCTCGCTCAACCGCATCTGGGAGATCCAGCCCAGGCCGCGGAACACGGTGCTCGGCCTGCTCATCAGCCGGCTGCTGTCGTTCTCCTTCGTGCTGGGCATGGGTTTCCTCATGGTGGTGAGCTTCCTCCTCAGCGCGCTGGTCACGGCCTTTGCCGCAAGGATCGCCGAACTCTTGCCAGGGGGTGCCGGAGTGGTGGTGATCGCCCTGTCCAATGGCGTCTCACTGGCTATGACGGTGGCCGTTTTCGCCGCCCTGTTCAAGTACCTCCCTGATGCCCGCGTGGCCTGGCGCGATGTGGTGCCCGGAGCGGTCCTCACCACGGCGCTCTTCATCGTGGGCAAGTATGCCCTCACCTTCTACTTCCAGTTCTCCAACCCCGCCTCGGCCTTCGGTGCCGCAGCCAGCCTCATGTCGCTGCTGCTCTGGGTCTACTACAGCTCGCAGATCTTCTTCCTGGGCGCTGAGTTCATCTACGTCTGGGCCCGGGAGCACGGCCGGCCCATCCGCCCCGGTACCGATGCCGTGCGGGTGGTGAAGCAGGAGGTGGTGATGGATGCGGGCCGGGTGGTGTCTACGCATACCAAGCACGATCGGCTGGACGAGGCCTGA
- a CDS encoding pyruvate dehydrogenase complex E1 component subunit beta, translating into MLPDVGPTFGAPNSSTMRTVQFREALNEAMSEEMRRDPSVFLMGEEVAEYDGAYKVSKGMLAEFGPQRVIDTPIAELGFTAIGVGAAMNGLRPIVEFMTWNFAILAADQIINHAAKMLQMSGGQFHVPIVFRGGNGSAGQLAATHSQSFEAMYANIPGLKVISPSNPYDAKGLLKAAIRDNDPVLFMESERMYGDKGEIPEGEYLLPIGVADVKRTGKDVTIVSFNKMMKVALGAAEELASEGIEAEVIDLRTIRPLDHATIIRSVQKTNRLVVVDENWPFASIASEVAYRVQKDAFDHLDAPVLRVNQADTPLPFAPNLIDASLPSVPKVVRAVKEAMYLVK; encoded by the coding sequence GTGCTACCGGACGTCGGCCCTACATTTGGCGCCCCGAACAGCAGCACCATGCGCACCGTCCAGTTCCGCGAGGCCCTCAACGAGGCGATGTCCGAAGAGATGCGCCGCGATCCCAGCGTATTCCTCATGGGCGAGGAGGTGGCCGAGTACGACGGCGCCTACAAGGTGAGCAAGGGCATGCTGGCGGAGTTCGGGCCGCAGCGCGTGATCGACACGCCCATCGCCGAGCTGGGCTTCACCGCCATCGGGGTGGGCGCAGCCATGAACGGCCTGCGCCCCATCGTGGAGTTCATGACCTGGAACTTCGCCATCCTGGCGGCCGATCAGATCATCAACCATGCGGCCAAGATGCTGCAGATGAGCGGCGGGCAGTTCCACGTGCCCATCGTGTTCCGCGGCGGCAACGGCAGTGCCGGCCAATTGGCCGCCACGCACAGCCAGAGCTTCGAGGCCATGTACGCCAACATCCCGGGCCTCAAGGTCATCAGCCCCAGCAACCCCTACGACGCCAAGGGCCTGCTGAAGGCCGCCATCCGCGACAACGACCCCGTGCTCTTCATGGAGAGCGAACGCATGTACGGCGACAAGGGCGAGATTCCCGAGGGCGAGTACCTGCTGCCCATCGGCGTGGCCGATGTGAAGCGCACGGGCAAGGACGTCACCATCGTCTCCTTCAACAAGATGATGAAGGTGGCCTTGGGCGCGGCCGAGGAACTCGCCAGTGAGGGCATCGAGGCCGAGGTGATCGACCTGCGCACGATCCGCCCGCTCGACCATGCCACGATCATCCGCAGCGTGCAGAAGACCAATCGCCTTGTGGTGGTCGATGAGAACTGGCCCTTCGCCAGCATCGCCAGTGAAGTGGCCTACCGCGTGCAGAAGGACGCCTTCGACCACCTGGATGCCCCGGTGCTGCGCGTGAACCAGGCGGACACGCCGCTGCCTTTCGCACCCAACCTTATCGATGCCTCCCTCCCCAGCGTGCCGAAGGTGGTGCGCGCTGTGAAGGAGGCGATGTACCTGGTGAAGTAA
- a CDS encoding nucleoside transporter C-terminal domain-containing protein produces the protein MAQGAPAPLTGPSGLSIVRGLLGMAVITAIAWLFSAKRRQVDWRVVGIGLAFQLAMALLILYVPPAQWLFEVVGKMFVKVLDFTKSGSEFLFRSLLDVKSFGFIFALQILPTIIFFSALTSVLFYLGIIQKVVYALAWALNRTMRLSGAESLSTAGNIFLGQTEAPLMVKAYLDKMNRSEIFLVMTAGMATVAGGVLAAYVGFLGGDDPVQRLFFAKHLLTASVMAAPGAVVVAKVLFPQTEPIESRMEVSMERVGTNLLDAMSNGTTEGLKLAANVGAMLLVFFAFIAMANYGFQKLGQVTGLNPWVAQVSGGNFSQLSLEFILGYLFAPIMWLIGVAGEDITLTGRLVGEKIIASEFVGYESLASLKASGAFAHQRSIVMATYMLCGFANFASIGIQIGGIGSLAPSRRQWLSEFGLRALLGGTLASLLSATIVGMLV, from the coding sequence ATGGCGCAGGGCGCTCCGGCGCCGCTCACCGGTCCGTCGGGGCTCTCCATCGTGCGGGGGCTGCTGGGCATGGCGGTGATCACCGCCATCGCCTGGCTGTTCAGCGCCAAGCGCAGGCAGGTCGATTGGAGGGTGGTGGGCATCGGCCTCGCTTTCCAACTGGCCATGGCACTGCTCATCCTCTATGTGCCGCCGGCGCAGTGGCTGTTCGAGGTGGTGGGCAAGATGTTCGTGAAGGTGCTCGACTTCACCAAGTCGGGCAGCGAGTTCCTGTTCCGCAGCCTCCTCGATGTGAAGAGCTTCGGCTTCATCTTCGCCCTTCAGATCCTCCCCACCATCATCTTCTTCAGCGCGCTCACCAGCGTGCTCTTCTACCTCGGCATCATCCAGAAGGTGGTGTATGCCCTGGCCTGGGCCCTGAACCGCACCATGCGCCTGAGCGGCGCCGAGAGCCTGAGCACCGCCGGCAACATCTTCCTGGGCCAGACGGAGGCCCCGCTGATGGTGAAAGCCTACCTGGACAAGATGAACCGCTCGGAGATCTTCCTGGTGATGACGGCCGGCATGGCCACCGTGGCGGGCGGCGTGCTGGCGGCCTATGTGGGATTCCTGGGCGGCGATGACCCCGTGCAGCGGCTCTTCTTCGCCAAGCACCTGCTCACCGCCAGCGTGATGGCCGCGCCGGGCGCGGTGGTGGTGGCCAAGGTGCTCTTCCCGCAGACCGAGCCCATCGAGAGCCGCATGGAGGTGAGCATGGAGCGCGTGGGCACCAACCTGCTCGATGCCATGAGCAACGGCACCACCGAAGGGCTGAAGCTCGCCGCCAACGTGGGCGCCATGCTCCTGGTCTTCTTCGCCTTCATCGCCATGGCCAACTACGGCTTCCAGAAGCTCGGCCAGGTGACGGGGCTGAACCCATGGGTGGCGCAGGTCTCCGGCGGCAATTTCTCCCAGCTCTCGCTGGAGTTCATCCTGGGCTACCTCTTCGCGCCCATCATGTGGCTGATCGGCGTGGCGGGGGAGGACATCACCCTCACCGGCCGGCTCGTGGGCGAGAAGATCATCGCCAGCGAATTCGTGGGCTACGAGAGCCTGGCCTCACTGAAAGCGAGCGGCGCCTTCGCCCATCAGCGCAGCATCGTCATGGCCACCTACATGCTGTGCGGCTTCGCCAACTTCGCCAGCATCGGCATCCAGATCGGCGGCATCGGCTCATTGGCTCCCAGCCGCCGGCAATGGCTCAGCGAGTTCGGGCTGCGCGCGCTGCTGGGCGGGACGCTCGCCTCGCTGCTGAGCGCCACGATCGTGGGCATGCTGGTGTGA
- a CDS encoding electron transfer flavoprotein subunit alpha/FixB family protein encodes MSTIVFIDTRGDKLPKAAQEAVTYASRLAEGPVTAVTFGGATGLEALGANGASKVIVARSITALDSQQLTRLVADAAAKEGATTIVCVHDATGKAVAPRLAARLKAGHVAGATGLPEGGRFKRNVFSGKARAEVEVSTPMKVVSLSPNSIAIANNGGSASVEEYSGDLGPARITVKELRKAGSGIPLPEAELVVSAGRGMKGPEHWAPVEELARELGAATACSRPVADMHWRPHHEHVGQTGVAIRPNLYIAIGISGAIQHLAGVNQSKVICVVNKDPEAPFFKAADYGIVGDAFEVLPKLIAAAKKLNAER; translated from the coding sequence ATGAGCACCATCGTATTCATCGATACCCGCGGCGACAAGCTGCCCAAGGCGGCCCAAGAGGCCGTGACCTATGCGAGCCGGCTCGCCGAGGGCCCCGTCACCGCCGTCACCTTCGGCGGCGCTACCGGCCTGGAGGCCTTGGGCGCCAACGGCGCGAGCAAGGTGATCGTGGCCCGGAGCATCACCGCGCTGGACAGCCAGCAGCTGACCCGCCTGGTGGCCGATGCGGCCGCCAAGGAAGGCGCCACCACCATCGTATGCGTGCACGATGCCACCGGCAAGGCGGTGGCGCCGCGCCTGGCCGCGCGGCTGAAGGCTGGCCATGTGGCCGGCGCCACCGGGCTTCCCGAGGGCGGCCGCTTCAAGCGCAACGTGTTCAGCGGCAAGGCCCGCGCCGAGGTGGAGGTGAGCACCCCGATGAAGGTGGTGAGCCTGTCGCCCAACAGCATCGCCATCGCCAACAACGGCGGCAGCGCCAGTGTGGAGGAGTACAGCGGCGACCTCGGTCCGGCGCGCATCACCGTGAAGGAATTGCGCAAGGCCGGCAGTGGCATCCCCCTGCCCGAAGCGGAGCTGGTGGTGAGCGCCGGCCGCGGCATGAAGGGCCCTGAGCACTGGGCCCCCGTGGAGGAGCTGGCCCGGGAGCTCGGCGCCGCCACGGCGTGCAGCCGCCCGGTAGCCGACATGCACTGGCGCCCGCACCACGAGCACGTGGGGCAGACCGGCGTGGCCATCCGCCCCAACCTCTACATCGCCATCGGCATCAGTGGCGCCATCCAGCACCTGGCAGGCGTGAACCAGAGCAAGGTGATCTGCGTGGTCAACAAGGATCCCGAGGCCCCCTTCTTCAAGGCCGCGGACTACGGCATCGTCGGCGATGCCTTCGAGGTGCTGCCCAAGCTCATCGCGGCAGCGAAGAAGCTCAACGCGGAACGCTGA
- a CDS encoding electron transfer flavoprotein subunit beta/FixA family protein — MKILVLVSHVPDTTARIAFTNGDTQYDANGVTFIMNPYDEWYALVRALEIKEAKGSGTVTTVTVGGADTEATIRKGLAIGADEAVRIDAQPTEALQVAGLIAGYAKDKGFDLVLAGKETIDHNGGQVGAMVAELLDLPYVPLASKLEVNGDTATVERDVPGGVEVLEVKLPLALSAAKGMAEQRIPNMRGIMAARTKPLTVVPAAAEGETARTVRFELPPAKGSVKMIPAEEAGKLIELLHTEAKVI; from the coding sequence ATGAAGATCCTTGTCCTCGTCAGCCACGTCCCCGACACCACCGCCCGCATCGCCTTCACCAACGGCGACACGCAATACGATGCCAATGGCGTCACCTTCATCATGAATCCCTATGACGAGTGGTACGCCCTGGTCCGCGCTCTCGAGATCAAGGAGGCCAAGGGCAGCGGTACCGTCACCACCGTGACGGTGGGCGGCGCCGATACCGAGGCCACGATCCGGAAGGGGCTCGCCATCGGGGCCGATGAGGCCGTGCGCATCGATGCGCAGCCCACCGAGGCCCTGCAGGTGGCCGGGCTCATCGCGGGCTATGCCAAGGACAAGGGCTTCGACCTGGTGCTTGCCGGCAAGGAGACGATCGACCATAACGGCGGCCAGGTAGGCGCCATGGTGGCCGAGCTCCTTGACCTGCCCTATGTGCCGCTTGCCAGCAAGCTGGAGGTGAACGGCGACACGGCCACAGTGGAGCGCGATGTCCCCGGGGGCGTGGAGGTGCTGGAGGTGAAGCTGCCCCTGGCCCTGAGCGCCGCCAAAGGCATGGCCGAGCAGCGCATCCCCAACATGCGCGGCATCATGGCCGCCCGCACCAAGCCGCTCACCGTGGTACCTGCTGCGGCCGAGGGCGAGACGGCCCGCACCGTGCGGTTCGAGCTGCCCCCCGCCAAGGGCTCGGTGAAGATGATCCCTGCCGAGGAGGCCGGGAAGCTGATCGAGCTGCTGCACACCGAAGCGAAGGTGATCTGA
- a CDS encoding RNA methyltransferase, which yields MPATDRKLTIEELGRIPAEDYRHGPRQRLVVVLDDVRSRHNVGSIFRSADAFGVERIVLCGFTPCPPHREIEKTALGATQSVPWEHCADPRVAVERLQAEGYRVVAVEQTLMAVPLERAKGMASGPLALVLGNELHGVSDEVVRACDACLVVPQRGSKHSLNVSVCAGVVLHALTAEGQDGEATMAGSTGL from the coding sequence ATGCCTGCCACGGACCGCAAGCTGACCATCGAAGAGCTCGGCCGCATCCCTGCGGAGGACTACCGGCACGGACCGCGCCAGCGCCTGGTCGTCGTGCTCGACGATGTGCGCAGCCGCCACAACGTCGGTTCCATCTTCCGGTCGGCCGATGCGTTCGGGGTGGAGCGCATCGTGCTCTGCGGCTTCACGCCATGCCCGCCGCACCGCGAGATCGAGAAGACGGCCTTGGGGGCCACGCAATCCGTGCCATGGGAGCATTGCGCCGATCCCAGGGTCGCCGTGGAGCGCCTGCAGGCGGAGGGCTACCGCGTGGTGGCCGTGGAGCAGACCTTGATGGCCGTGCCCCTCGAGCGGGCCAAGGGCATGGCCTCCGGGCCTTTGGCCCTGGTGCTCGGCAATGAGCTCCATGGGGTCTCCGACGAGGTGGTGCGGGCCTGTGATGCCTGCCTGGTCGTGCCCCAGCGCGGCAGCAAGCATTCCTTGAACGTCTCGGTCTGCGCGGGCGTGGTGCTCCATGCCCTCACCGCGGAGGGCCAGGACGGAGAGGCAACCATGGCGGGTTCAACCGGTCTATGA
- a CDS encoding T9SS type A sorting domain-containing protein — MKHVLVPFLPLLALLASTAQGQLIHERSARWGGSGIDQGAAVALAPDGAMLVSGTFNGTIDLDPGPGQVNVTATPAGTANCFAVKLGADGSFAWGFALAKSGIPAGVAFDTAGDALVAWSFNGAADVDPGPGQQLTPNQGNHTAVQRLDAASGALISHLVITSPVGQFFSSVHSTLGLEAAPDGGFAIHGSFGDNLDLDPGTGTAVVNSNGGADAFIARYAADMSFAWGLGLGGNGNFTDQTSDIRFDADGALYAGGFFNSGTDFDPGAGQAVIPPASSGRDACVAKYGADGSYLWHARMLSPGSSDGVFGLEVADGQVLLMGAYETSVDADPGPDTQTLNPISNQAGTYFVKLSASSGELASAAQFDQLIQPAGGAAANTHRRSMALTGDGHFVIAVELAFGVLDMQIGPGVTNLQPNSGVFDIGLARYAWDDLALAGAVRVGGTTGSDNCRSIAANGAGQFLLGGEYRSTTFNVNPSSSAVNLSNAGSSDGFVARFSWSDINTAVTIRTGTSMSAYPNPFMDRITFTGTGVGHGRILDASGRLVAERQGSLPMAIDLGELRPGAYIAHMEDERGARRLSLVKH; from the coding sequence ATGAAGCACGTCCTGGTTCCCTTCCTGCCGCTCCTCGCGCTGTTGGCCAGCACCGCCCAAGGCCAGCTCATCCACGAGCGCTCTGCCCGCTGGGGTGGCAGCGGCATCGACCAAGGGGCCGCCGTCGCCCTGGCTCCGGACGGCGCCATGCTGGTGAGCGGCACCTTCAACGGCACGATCGACCTTGACCCCGGACCCGGCCAGGTCAACGTCACGGCGACGCCGGCCGGAACCGCCAACTGTTTCGCCGTGAAGCTCGGGGCGGATGGCAGCTTTGCATGGGGCTTCGCCCTGGCCAAGTCCGGCATTCCGGCAGGCGTGGCATTCGATACGGCCGGCGATGCGCTTGTAGCGTGGTCGTTCAATGGTGCGGCCGACGTCGATCCCGGACCGGGTCAGCAGCTGACCCCGAACCAGGGGAACCACACGGCCGTGCAGCGGCTCGATGCGGCAAGTGGCGCGCTCATCAGCCACTTGGTGATCACAAGCCCGGTGGGCCAGTTCTTCTCCTCGGTGCATTCCACGCTGGGCCTGGAGGCCGCCCCTGACGGCGGCTTCGCCATCCACGGCTCGTTCGGGGACAACCTCGACCTGGACCCCGGCACCGGCACGGCCGTGGTGAACTCCAATGGCGGCGCCGATGCATTCATTGCGCGGTACGCCGCCGACATGAGCTTCGCATGGGGCCTGGGCCTTGGAGGCAACGGCAACTTCACCGACCAGACGAGCGATATCCGCTTCGATGCGGACGGGGCATTGTATGCGGGCGGATTCTTCAACAGCGGCACCGACTTCGACCCGGGAGCGGGCCAGGCCGTCATTCCGCCGGCCAGCAGTGGCCGCGATGCCTGCGTGGCCAAGTACGGCGCCGATGGCAGCTACCTCTGGCACGCCCGCATGCTGTCACCGGGATCAAGCGATGGTGTGTTCGGCCTGGAAGTGGCCGATGGGCAGGTGCTCCTGATGGGCGCCTATGAAACGTCCGTGGATGCGGACCCTGGTCCGGACACGCAGACGCTCAACCCCATCAGCAACCAGGCCGGCACCTACTTCGTGAAGCTCTCGGCCAGCAGCGGGGAGCTCGCATCGGCCGCTCAGTTCGACCAGCTCATCCAACCGGCGGGCGGTGCAGCGGCCAACACCCACCGGCGCTCCATGGCGCTCACCGGCGATGGCCACTTCGTGATCGCAGTGGAACTCGCCTTCGGTGTCCTGGACATGCAGATCGGACCGGGCGTGACCAACCTGCAGCCCAATTCGGGCGTGTTCGACATCGGTCTGGCACGTTACGCCTGGGATGACCTTGCCCTTGCGGGTGCGGTGCGCGTCGGCGGAACCACCGGCAGCGACAACTGCCGCTCCATCGCCGCCAACGGAGCGGGGCAGTTCCTCCTCGGTGGTGAATACCGCTCCACCACCTTCAACGTGAACCCCAGCAGCAGTGCGGTGAACCTGAGCAACGCGGGCAGTTCGGACGGCTTCGTGGCCCGCTTTTCCTGGTCGGACATCAATACGGCTGTTACGATCCGTACAGGTACGTCCATGTCAGCCTACCCGAACCCCTTCATGGACCGCATCACATTCACCGGAACCGGTGTCGGACATGGACGCATCTTGGATGCATCCGGTCGCTTGGTGGCGGAACGGCAAGGCTCCCTTCCGATGGCCATCGATCTCGGGGAGCTCCGTCCGGGGGCCTACATCGCTCACATGGAGGATGAGCGGGGGGCGCGGAGGCTTTCCTTGGTAAAGCACTGA
- the mutS gene encoding DNA mismatch repair protein MutS, with product MAKAAGDTPLMRQYAAIKGKYPDAILLFRVGDFYETFGSDAITAARVLGITLTRRNNGGSQDELAGFPHHALDNYLPKLVRAGLRVAVCDQLEDPKQAKTIVKRGVTEVATPGVSFSDQVVERRDNHWLAALCGGPGAYGLAFLDVTTGEFLVAEEPAEPMGKLLAGHAPRELLVPKGAKDPFLLESQGRLHSFGLDDWAFAEEFARERLLGQFGTATLKGFGIEHLKLAQRAAGAVLHYLGETRHERLAHISSIRWLRPSDHVGLDRFTIRNLELVSPVNDGARTLLESMDRCATPMGSRLLKRWLLLPLLDRSAIEERLDRVQGLMAAPAVEERLAHALPRIGDLERLAGKAAAARIAPRELLQLAQALEAAQEARDALAGGGDALVRAAAGITPPLELAAGIRSAIEPETPATLAKGGVIRGGVHAELDELRHVTTHAKELLLEVQRREMERTGIGSLKVGYNNVFGYYLEVRNAHKEKVPSEWVRKQTLVGAERYITDELKSLEERILGAEERILALEGELYSALVQRVVERIGDVQGCAHAVAALDALRSFALSAAALGYCRPVIDEGRVLDIRDGRHPVIEQQLPPGEAYVANDVLLDPDERQLVVITGPNMSGKSALLRQTALIVLMAQVGSFVPARAARIGLVDRIFTRVGASDNLSTGESTFMVEMNESASILNNLTDRSLVLLDEIGRGTSTYDGISIAWAIAEYLHEHAARPKTLFATHYHELNEMAATFPRIRNANVAVREVDGRVLFLRKLVPGGSDRSFGIHVAQMAGMPKAVVERARKVLAHLERTHAGDLGESGPEPARRPSPSLKGMAPEPQLSFFQLDDPALEGIREQLTELDINTLTPVEALLKLNEIKRMAGAGTTRLRKA from the coding sequence ATGGCCAAAGCCGCCGGAGACACCCCTTTGATGCGCCAATATGCGGCGATCAAGGGAAAGTACCCGGACGCGATCCTGCTGTTCCGCGTCGGAGACTTCTATGAGACCTTCGGCAGCGATGCCATCACCGCTGCGCGCGTCCTGGGCATCACGCTGACGCGCCGGAACAACGGCGGCAGCCAGGACGAGCTGGCCGGCTTCCCGCACCATGCCCTGGACAACTACCTGCCCAAGCTGGTGCGCGCCGGGTTGCGGGTGGCGGTGTGCGACCAGCTGGAGGACCCGAAGCAAGCGAAGACCATCGTGAAGCGCGGCGTGACCGAAGTGGCCACGCCGGGCGTCTCGTTCAGCGACCAAGTGGTGGAGCGGCGCGACAACCATTGGCTGGCCGCCCTCTGCGGCGGGCCGGGCGCCTACGGCCTCGCCTTCCTGGATGTCACCACAGGGGAGTTCCTGGTGGCGGAGGAGCCCGCCGAGCCGATGGGCAAGCTCCTGGCCGGCCATGCGCCCCGCGAGCTGCTGGTGCCCAAGGGGGCGAAGGATCCCTTTCTCCTCGAGAGCCAGGGCCGGCTGCACAGCTTCGGCCTTGACGATTGGGCCTTCGCAGAGGAGTTCGCCCGGGAGCGGCTGCTCGGGCAATTCGGCACCGCCACCCTCAAGGGCTTCGGCATCGAGCACCTGAAGCTGGCCCAGCGTGCCGCAGGCGCCGTGCTGCACTACCTGGGCGAGACCCGGCACGAGCGCCTTGCGCACATCTCCTCCATCCGCTGGCTGCGGCCCTCGGACCATGTGGGCCTGGACCGCTTCACCATCCGTAACCTGGAGCTCGTGTCGCCGGTGAACGATGGGGCCCGCACCCTGCTGGAGAGCATGGACCGGTGCGCCACGCCGATGGGTTCGCGGCTGCTGAAGCGTTGGCTGCTGCTGCCGTTGCTGGACCGGAGCGCCATCGAGGAGCGGCTGGACCGCGTGCAGGGCCTGATGGCCGCCCCTGCCGTGGAGGAGCGGTTGGCCCACGCGCTCCCCCGCATCGGCGACCTGGAGCGCCTCGCCGGAAAGGCGGCGGCGGCGCGCATCGCGCCGCGTGAGCTGCTGCAGCTCGCGCAGGCGCTGGAGGCCGCGCAGGAGGCGCGCGACGCCCTTGCCGGCGGCGGTGACGCCCTGGTCCGTGCGGCGGCGGGAATCACCCCGCCGCTGGAGCTCGCTGCAGGCATCCGGTCGGCCATCGAGCCGGAGACACCGGCCACCCTGGCCAAGGGCGGCGTCATCCGCGGGGGCGTGCACGCGGAGCTCGATGAGCTGCGGCACGTGACCACCCATGCCAAGGAGCTGCTGCTCGAGGTGCAGCGCCGCGAGATGGAGCGCACCGGGATCGGCTCCCTCAAGGTCGGCTACAACAACGTCTTCGGGTACTACCTGGAGGTGCGCAATGCGCACAAGGAGAAGGTGCCATCGGAATGGGTGCGCAAGCAGACGCTGGTGGGTGCAGAGCGCTACATCACCGATGAGCTCAAATCGCTGGAGGAACGGATCCTGGGCGCCGAGGAGCGCATCCTGGCGCTGGAGGGCGAGCTATACAGCGCCCTGGTGCAGCGCGTGGTGGAGCGGATCGGCGACGTGCAGGGCTGCGCGCACGCCGTGGCCGCCCTCGATGCGCTGCGCTCCTTCGCGCTGAGCGCTGCCGCGCTCGGCTACTGCCGTCCGGTGATCGATGAAGGCCGGGTGCTCGACATCCGCGACGGGCGCCACCCCGTGATCGAGCAGCAATTGCCGCCGGGAGAGGCCTACGTGGCCAACGATGTGCTGCTCGATCCCGATGAGCGCCAGCTGGTGGTGATCACCGGCCCCAACATGAGCGGGAAATCAGCGCTGCTGCGGCAGACGGCCCTCATCGTGCTGATGGCGCAGGTGGGCAGCTTCGTGCCGGCGCGCGCGGCGAGGATCGGCCTGGTGGATCGCATCTTCACGCGGGTGGGCGCCAGCGACAACCTGAGCACCGGCGAAAGCACCTTCATGGTGGAGATGAACGAATCGGCGAGCATCCTCAACAACCTCACCGACCGCAGCCTGGTGCTCCTCGACGAGATCGGGCGCGGCACCAGCACCTACGACGGCATCTCCATCGCCTGGGCCATCGCCGAGTACCTCCACGAGCACGCCGCACGGCCCAAGACGCTCTTCGCCACGCACTACCATGAACTGAATGAGATGGCCGCCACCTTCCCGCGCATCCGCAACGCCAATGTGGCGGTGCGCGAAGTGGATGGGCGCGTGCTGTTCCTGAGGAAGCTGGTGCCGGGCGGGAGCGACCGCAGCTTCGGCATCCATGTGGCGCAGATGGCCGGCATGCCCAAGGCGGTGGTGGAGCGCGCCAGGAAAGTGCTGGCCCATCTGGAGCGCACCCATGCGGGCGACCTGGGCGAAAGCGGACCGGAACCCGCACGGCGGCCGAGCCCCAGCCTCAAGGGCATGGCCCCCGAGCCCCAGCTGAGCTTCTTCCAGCTCGACGACCCCGCGCTCGAGGGCATCCGGGAACAGCTCACCGAGCTGGACATCAACACCCTCACCCCGGTGGAGGCGCTGTTGAAGCTCAACGAGATCAAGCGGATGGCCGGGGCCGGCACCACCAGGCTCCGGAAAGCCTGA